Proteins encoded together in one Lathyrus oleraceus cultivar Zhongwan6 chromosome 5, CAAS_Psat_ZW6_1.0, whole genome shotgun sequence window:
- the LOC127079947 gene encoding uncharacterized protein LOC127079947, giving the protein MCMVCILLEQVDVILGINWLELNQVFTNCFDKLVQCAAHCKCSDDDIYDLPLEREFEFDRGEELTFVSAKKVREYVKDMEQLFVILASLEARGQGVVRDLPGVCEFREVFPEDIIDLPPERKVDFSIDLVPGISPVSMTPYMVSTLELGN; this is encoded by the exons ATGTGTATGGTTTGTATTTTGTTGGAACAAGTTGACGTTATTCTTGGAATAAATTGGTTGGAGTTAAACCAAGTGTTTACCAATTGTTTTGATAAGTTGGTGCAGTGTGCTGCTCATTGCAAGTGCTCAGACGATG ATATCTACGACTTGCCTCTAGAGCGTGAATTTGAATTTGATAGAGGTGAAGAGTTGACGTTTGTATCAGCTAAGAAAGTGAGAGAATACGTGAAGGATATGGAACAATTGTTTGTGATATTAGCTTCGTTGGAAGCTAGAGGACAGGGAGTTGTTCGTGATCTTCCTGGAGTGTGTGAATTTCGTGAAGTGTTTCCTGAAGACATCATTGATTTGCCTCCAGAGCGCAAAGTGGATTtttctatagacttagtacctggtatTAGTCCGGTGTCGATGACTCCTTATATGGTGTCTACTTTAGAGTTGGGGAATTGA